In one window of Eggerthella guodeyinii DNA:
- a CDS encoding phosphoglycerate dehydrogenase produces the protein MRNIHCLNNISAYGTDLFTDDYELIDALDQAEGVLVRSAALHDTAFPASLLAIARAGAGVNNIPLDRCAEEGIVVFNTPGANANAVKEIVVCGLMLGSRDIAGGIAWCRHNADDENIAKAAEKAKKAFAGREVKGKKLGVIGLGAIGAEVANIAIDLGMDVYGYDPYVSVGAAWRISSAVHHVTNLDDIFRTCDYMTIHVPAMDGTIGMIDERACSLMKDGAVFLNFSRDTLVNNEAMAAALASGKVHAYITDFATPEVMRMDRAIVLPHLGASTAEAEDNCAMMAVRELMDYLENGNIANSVNYPACDMGPVPDGLRRVAVLHANVPNAIARITNVFGDAGVNIENMVNKARGDNAYTMLDLDAGTPGHPDDAIDRLNAIEGVRRVRVVK, from the coding sequence ATGCGCAACATCCACTGCCTCAACAACATCTCGGCGTACGGCACCGATCTCTTCACCGACGACTACGAGCTCATCGACGCCCTCGACCAGGCCGAGGGCGTTCTGGTGCGCAGCGCCGCGCTGCACGACACCGCGTTCCCCGCTAGCCTGCTGGCCATCGCCCGCGCCGGCGCCGGCGTGAACAACATCCCGCTCGACCGCTGCGCCGAGGAGGGCATCGTGGTGTTCAACACCCCCGGCGCGAACGCGAACGCCGTGAAGGAGATCGTGGTGTGCGGCCTCATGCTGGGCAGCCGCGACATCGCCGGCGGCATCGCCTGGTGCCGGCACAACGCCGACGACGAGAACATCGCGAAGGCGGCCGAGAAGGCGAAGAAGGCGTTCGCCGGACGCGAGGTGAAGGGCAAGAAGCTGGGCGTCATCGGCCTGGGCGCCATCGGGGCCGAAGTGGCCAACATCGCTATCGACCTGGGCATGGACGTGTACGGTTACGATCCGTACGTGTCGGTGGGCGCCGCGTGGCGCATCTCGAGCGCCGTCCATCACGTGACGAACCTCGACGACATCTTCCGCACCTGCGACTACATGACCATCCACGTGCCGGCCATGGACGGCACCATCGGCATGATCGACGAGCGCGCCTGCTCGCTCATGAAGGACGGGGCCGTGTTCCTGAACTTCTCGCGCGACACGCTCGTGAACAACGAGGCCATGGCCGCCGCGCTGGCCTCCGGCAAGGTGCACGCCTACATCACCGACTTCGCCACGCCCGAGGTCATGCGGATGGATCGCGCCATCGTGCTGCCCCACCTGGGTGCCTCCACCGCCGAGGCCGAGGACAACTGCGCCATGATGGCCGTGCGCGAGCTCATGGACTACCTGGAGAACGGCAATATCGCGAACTCCGTGAACTACCCCGCCTGCGACATGGGCCCCGTGCCCGACGGCCTGCGCCGCGTGGCCGTGCTGCACGCGAACGTGCCGAACGCCATCGCCCGCATCACGAACGTGTTCGGCGACGCCGGCGTGAACATCGAGAACATGGTGAACAAGGCACGCGGCGACAACGCCTACACGATGCTCGACCTCGACGCCGGCACCCCGGGGCACCCCGACGACGCCATCGACCGTCTGAACGCCATCGAGGGCGTCCGCCGCGTCCGCGTGGTGAAGTAG
- the bfr gene encoding bacterioferritin has translation MKGNPELIDKLNYLLAGELTAISQYMVHAEMCEDWGYDRLSESFKKRSITEMHHAERLIERILFLEGTPIVSKLDQFSIGSAVPEQVDNDHAMEVQTVKDYNDAIVLAGDVLDYATREVLQAILKDEDRHVDELEDLQDQIEQMSLQIFLSTQN, from the coding sequence ATGAAGGGAAACCCGGAACTTATCGATAAGCTGAACTATCTGCTTGCTGGCGAATTGACCGCCATCAGCCAGTACATGGTGCATGCGGAGATGTGCGAGGATTGGGGCTACGATCGCTTGAGCGAGAGCTTCAAGAAGCGCTCCATCACCGAGATGCATCACGCCGAGCGCCTCATCGAGCGCATCCTGTTCCTCGAGGGCACGCCCATCGTGTCCAAGCTCGACCAGTTCAGCATCGGGTCCGCTGTGCCTGAGCAGGTGGACAACGACCACGCGATGGAAGTGCAGACGGTGAAGGACTACAACGACGCCATCGTGCTGGCCGGCGACGTGCTGGACTACGCCACGCGCGAGGTGCTGCAAGCCATCCTCAAGGACGAGGATCGCCACGTCGACGAGCTGGAGGACCTGCAGGACCAGATCGAGCAGATGTCGCTGCAGATCTTCCTGTCCACGCAGAACTAG
- a CDS encoding YebC/PmpR family DNA-binding transcriptional regulator — MSGHSKWATTKHRKAAQDAKRSALFSKLSRNITVAAKEGGDPNPDNNASLAAAIEKAKGYSLPKDKIKVAIDKAFGSGKDAANYETVVYEGYGPAGIAVLCEALTDNRNRTAADVRAAFSHAGGNLGTSGSVAFQFERKGQIMVPKEVETGDKKNPVKPNGAAADEEEFMLAVAEAGGDDYEDADDEWIVYTSPSDLMAVKKALEAADVVTKGAEMTMMPTTPATVSVSDAKKVMRLIDRLEELEDLQNVYHVMDITDEIAEALDE; from the coding sequence ATGTCTGGGCATTCAAAGTGGGCTACAACGAAACATCGCAAGGCGGCGCAGGACGCGAAGCGCTCGGCCTTGTTCTCCAAGCTGTCGCGCAACATCACGGTGGCGGCGAAAGAGGGCGGCGACCCGAATCCCGACAACAACGCATCGCTTGCGGCCGCCATCGAGAAGGCCAAGGGCTACTCCCTGCCGAAAGATAAGATCAAGGTCGCCATCGACAAGGCCTTCGGTTCCGGCAAGGACGCCGCGAACTACGAGACCGTCGTGTACGAGGGCTACGGCCCGGCCGGCATCGCCGTGCTGTGCGAGGCGCTGACCGACAACCGCAACCGCACCGCCGCCGACGTGCGCGCGGCCTTCAGCCATGCGGGCGGCAACCTGGGCACGTCCGGCTCCGTCGCGTTCCAGTTCGAGCGCAAGGGCCAGATCATGGTTCCCAAAGAGGTCGAGACCGGCGACAAGAAGAATCCCGTGAAGCCGAACGGCGCCGCGGCCGACGAGGAGGAGTTCATGCTCGCCGTCGCCGAGGCGGGCGGCGACGACTACGAGGACGCCGATGACGAGTGGATCGTCTACACGTCCCCGAGCGACCTCATGGCCGTGAAGAAGGCGCTCGAGGCAGCCGACGTCGTCACGAAGGGCGCCGAGATGACCATGATGCCCACCACGCCCGCGACGGTGAGCGTCTCCGACGCGAAGAAGGTCATGCGCCTCATCGACCGCCTCGAGGAGCTCGAAGACCTCCAGAACGTCTACCACGTGATGGACATCACCGACGAAATCGCCGAAGCCCTGGACGAGTAG
- the yidC gene encoding membrane protein insertase YidC, with product MLEALAHLFSYIVQPCYDLTGNWWMAILLFTVIIKIILMPLSLWCQWNSIVMVKIMPELNRIKVKYFGDAEAIGEKQTVLNKKHHYHPLLSLIPLAVQIIVLFGLVEVIHGITDHGAPGTEFLGMVPVEDGGLSWIMPLLAGLSAVVMGFAQNRINPLQREQSKMEKNTTNGLSIVLSLVLGVYVAAGMAFYWICSNLMAIIVQALCNLIIKPSKYIDYDELAASRVELDELNAYTARKTPWYKRDPLAKREKEDYKRFMSVVGKHIVFYSERSGFYKYFQGAIEWLLSNSDVNIHYVTSDPNDQVFELQKSKPRLVPYYIGDKRLITLMMKLECDVAVMTLDDLENFYIKRSYIRKDVEYVYLFHHMTSTHLVSSREALDHYDTVLCVGPHQKEELERAEEVRGLPARNLVECGYDLLDRQIAAYALREAPQAQRPVILVAPSWQEDCLLDLCADEVIEPLLGRGYSVIVRPHPEYTKRYHARWESLQQRYASWSRDDIYFEQDFTTSDSIYDADVLVTDWSSIACEFSFTTMKPSVFVDTPMKVSNPDWEELGIEPTDLTIRNQIGTSLAVEELARLGDVVDDMISHTEAWRDRIEEVRSRMIYHRGRGGEVAGAYLLGRMLAKQDGSVEASEAVHHGE from the coding sequence ATGTTGGAAGCGCTTGCGCATCTTTTCTCGTACATCGTGCAGCCATGCTACGATCTGACGGGAAACTGGTGGATGGCCATTTTGCTGTTCACCGTCATCATCAAGATCATCCTGATGCCGCTGTCGCTCTGGTGCCAGTGGAACAGCATCGTCATGGTCAAGATCATGCCCGAACTCAATCGCATCAAGGTGAAGTACTTCGGCGACGCCGAGGCCATCGGCGAGAAGCAGACCGTGCTGAACAAGAAGCACCATTACCATCCGCTGCTCTCGCTCATACCGCTGGCGGTGCAGATCATCGTCCTGTTCGGATTGGTGGAAGTGATTCACGGCATCACCGACCACGGCGCTCCGGGAACCGAGTTCTTGGGCATGGTGCCGGTGGAAGACGGAGGGCTTTCGTGGATCATGCCGCTTTTGGCGGGTTTGTCCGCGGTGGTGATGGGCTTCGCCCAGAACAGGATCAACCCTCTGCAGCGTGAGCAGTCCAAGATGGAGAAGAACACCACCAACGGGCTTTCCATCGTCCTGTCGCTCGTTCTGGGCGTGTACGTGGCGGCCGGCATGGCCTTCTACTGGATATGCTCGAACCTGATGGCCATCATCGTGCAGGCGCTGTGCAACCTGATCATCAAGCCCTCGAAGTACATCGACTACGACGAGCTTGCCGCAAGCCGCGTCGAGCTTGACGAGCTCAACGCCTACACGGCGAGGAAGACGCCCTGGTACAAGCGCGATCCTCTGGCGAAGCGCGAAAAGGAAGACTACAAGCGCTTCATGAGCGTGGTAGGCAAGCACATCGTGTTCTACTCCGAGCGCAGCGGGTTCTACAAGTATTTCCAGGGTGCGATCGAGTGGCTGCTATCGAACTCGGACGTGAACATCCATTACGTCACGAGCGACCCCAACGACCAGGTTTTCGAGCTGCAAAAGAGCAAACCCCGTCTCGTTCCGTACTACATCGGCGACAAGCGCCTGATCACGCTCATGATGAAGCTCGAATGCGACGTGGCCGTGATGACGCTCGACGATCTGGAGAACTTCTACATCAAGCGCTCCTACATCCGCAAAGACGTCGAATACGTATACCTGTTCCACCATATGACGTCCACCCATCTGGTTTCCTCTCGGGAAGCGCTCGACCACTACGACACCGTTTTGTGCGTCGGCCCCCATCAGAAGGAAGAACTCGAGCGGGCAGAAGAGGTGCGAGGCCTTCCGGCGCGCAACCTCGTGGAATGCGGATACGACCTGCTCGATAGGCAGATTGCCGCTTATGCCTTGCGCGAGGCACCCCAAGCCCAGCGCCCCGTCATCCTCGTTGCCCCATCGTGGCAGGAGGACTGCCTGCTCGACTTGTGCGCAGACGAAGTCATCGAGCCTTTGCTGGGACGCGGGTACAGCGTGATCGTGCGCCCGCACCCCGAATACACCAAACGCTACCATGCGCGATGGGAATCGCTGCAGCAGCGTTACGCATCGTGGTCGCGTGACGATATCTACTTCGAGCAGGACTTTACCACGTCGGATTCGATTTACGATGCCGACGTGCTGGTCACCGACTGGTCCTCGATCGCCTGCGAGTTCTCGTTCACCACTATGAAGCCCTCCGTTTTCGTGGATACGCCCATGAAGGTGAGCAATCCTGATTGGGAGGAACTCGGCATCGAGCCGACCGACCTGACCATCCGCAACCAGATCGGCACATCGTTGGCCGTGGAAGAGTTGGCCCGGTTGGGCGACGTCGTGGACGACATGATTTCCCATACCGAAGCGTGGCGGGACCGTATCGAGGAGGTGCGCTCGCGCATGATCTACCATAGGGGGCGCGGCGGCGAGGTCGCTGGCGCCTATCTGCTCGGCCGCATGCTCGCGAAGCAGGATGGCAGCGTCGAGGCCTCCGAGGCGGTGCACCATGGCGAATAG
- a CDS encoding sulfatase-like hydrolase/transferase: MRGGLVVADGMFPALIAGVLVLGFAPPAYAYVDPSVMTYTIQALAGVAVALSAVLGVVWRRVRKHLLRILRIDENEGKHVEGAVHALDGDAPGYRDRLERADVEARRMKTELKSNRPEKLCWGTRFLFALAAALMLFYTLVVVGPLEIVASSVGSLLFTAADVWVPFAVVALLGSIALALALSLLRGKAFNVCFAIIAAVGVAAYIQAMFLNTSLPAADGTQVVWEDYTAVTVASAAVWVALIALAVFLSLKKSLTFKGVAATLCMVGIVAQSVSLGLLLTTPSENGLTPVDARPSVTTDGVSEVSAQNNIIMFVLDTFDTKYLEEAVAADPGCFDEFTGFTWFENSTGSMIPTRYAMASMLTGRTLETEDETFSTSLIIDWYTQQGLIDDINAQGYETYLYATDIHDAIGALSEKVQNVRQPEREIDYLSSVAMLVKCSLYRDLPWVLKPPFWFYTDQVNNAALGGNAENSMDSLWTMDDAKYYAMLEEQGLSTTDGGEEGSFRLIHLAGTHAPFTLNRDVEVVEGGTDVVEQGLGSLHIVSEYLKELKELGVYDDATIVVTADHGEWYLADEITGPTSPMLLVKPSTETGGSDEPIKSSSVPTGHIDLAATLLEAAGGDSSSYAGMNVFDVPDAERPRYYNATSVVGPEHEYTFIKQWEITGDALDWQNWRETGVKWPIDD, encoded by the coding sequence GTGCGCGGCGGCCTGGTCGTAGCGGACGGGATGTTTCCGGCTCTGATCGCCGGTGTTCTGGTGCTCGGGTTCGCCCCGCCGGCCTACGCCTACGTCGATCCTTCCGTCATGACCTACACCATACAGGCGCTGGCGGGCGTCGCGGTGGCGCTTTCCGCCGTGCTCGGCGTGGTTTGGCGCCGCGTGCGCAAGCATCTGCTCCGGATACTCCGCATCGACGAGAACGAGGGGAAGCATGTCGAGGGCGCGGTTCATGCGCTCGACGGCGACGCGCCCGGATATCGGGATCGTCTCGAACGCGCGGATGTGGAAGCGCGGAGGATGAAGACCGAGCTGAAATCGAATAGGCCCGAAAAGCTGTGCTGGGGCACGCGTTTTCTGTTCGCGTTGGCGGCAGCGCTCATGCTGTTCTACACGCTCGTGGTGGTGGGTCCGCTCGAAATCGTCGCAAGCAGCGTGGGCAGCCTGCTCTTTACGGCGGCGGACGTCTGGGTCCCCTTCGCCGTCGTCGCGCTTCTGGGCTCCATCGCGCTCGCTTTGGCGCTCTCTCTGTTGCGAGGGAAGGCGTTCAACGTGTGCTTTGCGATCATTGCAGCCGTGGGCGTTGCGGCCTATATTCAAGCGATGTTCTTGAACACCTCGCTTCCTGCCGCCGATGGAACGCAGGTCGTCTGGGAAGACTACACGGCCGTTACGGTGGCGAGCGCCGCCGTATGGGTCGCTTTGATCGCGCTCGCCGTGTTCCTGTCGCTGAAGAAGTCGCTGACGTTCAAAGGCGTCGCCGCGACGCTGTGCATGGTGGGCATCGTTGCTCAATCGGTTAGCCTGGGCCTTCTTCTCACCACGCCGTCTGAAAACGGGCTGACTCCCGTCGACGCGAGGCCGTCCGTAACCACAGACGGCGTTTCGGAGGTCTCTGCACAGAACAACATCATCATGTTCGTGCTCGATACGTTCGACACGAAATACCTGGAGGAGGCGGTAGCGGCCGATCCGGGTTGCTTCGACGAGTTCACCGGGTTCACCTGGTTCGAGAATTCGACCGGATCGATGATCCCCACGCGCTACGCCATGGCCTCGATGTTGACGGGCCGAACCCTCGAGACGGAGGACGAGACCTTCTCCACGTCGCTGATCATCGACTGGTACACGCAGCAGGGCTTGATCGACGACATTAACGCGCAGGGATACGAGACGTACCTGTACGCCACCGACATCCACGATGCGATCGGCGCGCTCTCCGAGAAGGTGCAGAATGTCAGGCAGCCTGAGCGTGAGATCGATTACCTGTCGTCGGTTGCGATGTTGGTGAAATGTTCGCTGTACCGTGATCTTCCTTGGGTGCTGAAGCCGCCGTTCTGGTTCTACACCGACCAGGTGAACAATGCTGCGCTGGGCGGCAACGCTGAAAACTCGATGGACTCGTTGTGGACCATGGACGATGCGAAATACTATGCGATGCTCGAAGAGCAAGGTTTGAGCACGACGGATGGCGGGGAGGAAGGGAGCTTCCGTCTCATCCACCTGGCCGGCACCCACGCGCCGTTCACGCTGAATCGCGACGTCGAGGTCGTCGAGGGCGGTACCGACGTCGTCGAACAAGGTCTCGGCTCCCTCCATATCGTGAGCGAGTACTTGAAGGAGCTCAAGGAGCTCGGCGTGTACGACGACGCCACCATCGTGGTGACCGCAGACCATGGCGAATGGTATCTGGCTGACGAGATAACCGGGCCGACGAGCCCTATGCTGCTCGTGAAGCCTTCGACGGAAACGGGAGGATCCGACGAACCCATCAAGTCCTCTTCGGTGCCGACAGGCCATATCGACCTTGCGGCGACGCTGCTCGAAGCCGCCGGGGGCGACAGTTCCTCGTACGCGGGCATGAACGTGTTCGATGTCCCCGATGCCGAGCGTCCCCGCTACTACAACGCCACCTCGGTCGTAGGTCCCGAGCACGAGTACACCTTCATCAAGCAATGGGAGATAACCGGCGACGCGCTCGACTGGCAGAATTGGCGCGAAACCGGAGTCAAGTGGCCCATCGACGATTGA
- a CDS encoding 2Fe-2S iron-sulfur cluster-binding protein — translation MAEPITLNVQRFDPSTDAEPYVVAYEVPVDDAAANEVWTVLKALHYIHRNVEPITYDYNCRWGGCGRCGVAVDGVPKLACWARVEPGKSYRVEPLAGFPIVKDLMVDNARAYDRFVQSDLSIKTYRPMDEVRALDADVWWGKADGSDDAVSLKRFNRCRECMSCYTVCTALNDMNRWDSFIGPGAMMQIAARYLDTEDQSDRLSQAVFSGVSQCMHCGNCTSVCPAHIDIEAVNRKLLDDAVARGLIDGKEAATPSYPLL, via the coding sequence ATGGCTGAACCGATCACGTTGAACGTTCAAAGGTTCGATCCGTCGACCGACGCGGAACCCTACGTCGTCGCCTACGAGGTGCCGGTGGACGACGCGGCGGCGAACGAGGTGTGGACCGTGCTCAAGGCGCTGCACTACATCCATCGCAACGTCGAGCCGATCACGTACGACTATAACTGCCGCTGGGGAGGGTGCGGCCGCTGCGGCGTCGCCGTCGACGGCGTGCCCAAGCTGGCGTGCTGGGCGCGCGTCGAACCCGGAAAATCATACCGGGTGGAGCCGCTCGCCGGCTTCCCCATCGTCAAGGACCTCATGGTGGACAACGCCCGAGCCTACGACCGCTTTGTGCAGTCCGACCTGTCGATCAAGACGTACCGGCCCATGGACGAGGTGCGCGCGCTCGATGCGGACGTATGGTGGGGCAAGGCGGACGGCAGCGACGACGCGGTGTCGCTCAAGCGCTTCAACCGCTGCCGGGAGTGCATGTCGTGCTACACCGTGTGCACCGCGCTCAACGACATGAACCGCTGGGATTCGTTCATCGGCCCTGGCGCCATGATGCAGATCGCAGCCCGCTACCTGGACACCGAGGACCAGTCCGACCGCCTGTCGCAAGCGGTGTTCTCGGGCGTGAGCCAGTGCATGCACTGCGGGAACTGCACGAGCGTGTGCCCGGCGCACATCGACATCGAGGCCGTCAACCGGAAGCTGCTCGACGACGCCGTCGCGCGCGGCTTGATCGACGGAAAGGAAGCGGCGACCCCGTCCTACCCGCTGCTGTAG